One window of the Salminus brasiliensis chromosome 1, fSalBra1.hap2, whole genome shotgun sequence genome contains the following:
- the dusp23a gene encoding dual specificity protein phosphatase 23a has product MALSSAPPPNFSWVEAEKLAGLARPSSPAHYRFLLQNGVQHLVCLCESKPPCYESCPALSLHHIPIVDFTPPSLAQIQSFLSIVEDSSTKGEGVGVHCMHGHGRTGSMLACYLVKTKNISGAEAIKEIRKRRPGSIETKDQELAVIKFQQYLHEAATNKV; this is encoded by the exons ATGGCGCTCAGCTCCGCTCCTCCGCCCAACTTCTCCTGGGTAGAGGCTGAGAAGCTGGCCGGCCTGGCCCGGCCGTCCAGTCCAGCGCATTATCGCTTTTTGCTCCAGAACGGAGTCCAGCATCTCGTGTGCCTGTGTGAGTCTAAACCCCCGTGTTACGAGTCCTGTCCGGCGCTGAGCCTCCATCATATACCCATAGTGGACTTCACTCCTCCTAGTCTGGCTCAGATCCAGAGCTTTCTGTCCATCGTTGAAGACTCCAGTACTAAAGGAGAG GGTGTTGGTGTTCACTGTATGCATGGGCATGGCAGGACAGGGTCCATGCTGGCCTGTTACCTGGTCAAAACCAAGAACATCTCCGGAGCAGAGGCAATAAAAGAGATCCGGAAACGTCGACCAGGGTCAATAGAGACAAAGGACCAAGAGCTAGCAGTGATAAAGTTTCAACAATACCTCCATGAAGCGGCGACAAACAAGGTTTAG